The following coding sequences lie in one Sedimentibacter sp. MB35-C1 genomic window:
- a CDS encoding NifB/NifX family molybdenum-iron cluster-binding protein has protein sequence MKIALPSRQNKIDSHFGHCEYYTVYTVDKDKKQILSEEIINSPAGCGCKSNIAQVLSEAGVKVMLAGNMGDGAVNVLHSAGIEVLRGCSGDVKSVAMSWLEGKLNDSGESCHEHGHDCSH, from the coding sequence ATGAAAATCGCATTACCATCTAGACAAAATAAAATTGATTCTCATTTTGGACATTGTGAGTATTACACAGTTTATACTGTTGATAAAGATAAAAAACAAATATTATCCGAAGAAATTATAAACTCGCCTGCAGGATGCGGATGCAAATCAAATATTGCGCAAGTTCTATCCGAAGCAGGCGTAAAAGTAATGCTTGCCGGAAATATGGGAGACGGTGCTGTAAATGTTTTACACAGTGCAGGTATTGAAGTCTTAAGAGGATGCTCCGGAGATGTTAAGAGCGTAGCTATGAGTTGGCTTGAAGGAAAGCTTAACGACTCAGGAGAATCATGTCACGAACACGGGCATGATTGCAGCCATTAA